One Pseudomonas sp. MH9.2 DNA segment encodes these proteins:
- a CDS encoding exonuclease domain-containing protein, with amino-acid sequence MPHWLVIDLEATTEDGGWPLAEMEIIEIGVSLVNQDGRELDHFERFVRPLRRPQLTRFCRELTHISQVNIDNAAPLTSVWPQFERWLSHHLPRLEGWASWGEYDRRQLEQEWQQQQLTSALSTLPHINLKQRFIEARKLQRPLGLNGALQLAGMQFNGQQHRALVDARNTARLLPLILPT; translated from the coding sequence ATGCCGCACTGGCTGGTGATTGATCTGGAAGCCACAACAGAGGACGGCGGCTGGCCATTGGCCGAGATGGAGATCATTGAGATCGGCGTGAGCCTGGTCAATCAGGACGGCCGGGAGCTGGATCACTTCGAGCGCTTCGTGCGGCCTTTGCGCCGTCCGCAACTGACCCGCTTTTGCCGGGAGCTGACGCACATCAGCCAGGTCAATATCGACAATGCTGCGCCGTTGACCAGCGTCTGGCCGCAGTTCGAACGCTGGCTCAGCCATCACCTGCCACGCCTGGAAGGGTGGGCCAGTTGGGGTGAGTATGATCGCCGGCAACTGGAGCAGGAATGGCAGCAGCAACAACTGACCAGCGCCTTGAGCACCCTGCCCCACATCAACCTCAAACAACGTTTTATCGAGGCCCGCAAACTGCAACGTCCACTGGGCCTGAACGGCGCGTTACAACTGGCGGGCATGCAGTTCAACGGGCAACAGCACCGGGCGCTGGTCGACGCACGCAATACAGCGCGACTCCTGCCACTGATACTTCCGACGTGA
- the pdxB gene encoding 4-phosphoerythronate dehydrogenase PdxB has product MRIVADENIPLLDAFFAQYGDIRRLPGRSLDRAAVADADVLLVRSVTQVDRALLEGSPVRFVGTCTIGTDHLDLDYFQEAGIQWSSAPGCNARGVVDYVLGSLLTLAEIEGVDLTQRTYGVVGAGEVGGRLVKVLRGLGWNVRVCDPPRQAAEGGDFVSLEQVLEHCDVISLHTPLSKAGDQPTWHLFDHSRLQQLKPGSWLINASRGAVVDNAALREVLLEREDLQAVLDVWEGEPQVDVALADLCVLATPHIAGYSLDGRQRGTAQIYQAFCAYLGQTPRISLDSLLPKPWLAQVSLNANSDPAWALAMLCRGVYDLRRDDADFRRSLIGDTNSRRLAFDALRKHYPARREIEGLAVNILGESPQLQRVVTALGAVLV; this is encoded by the coding sequence ATGCGAATTGTTGCCGACGAAAATATACCGCTGCTCGATGCCTTTTTTGCCCAGTACGGTGACATCCGCCGTCTGCCAGGACGCTCGCTCGACCGCGCCGCCGTTGCGGATGCCGACGTATTGCTGGTGCGCTCGGTGACCCAGGTTGATCGGGCACTGCTCGAGGGCAGCCCGGTGCGTTTCGTCGGGACGTGTACCATCGGCACCGATCACCTGGATCTGGATTACTTTCAGGAGGCCGGAATTCAATGGTCCAGCGCCCCCGGTTGCAACGCGCGTGGGGTAGTCGACTACGTGCTGGGCAGTTTGCTGACCCTGGCGGAGATCGAAGGCGTTGATCTGACTCAGCGCACCTATGGCGTGGTTGGTGCCGGTGAGGTAGGCGGGCGACTGGTCAAGGTGTTGCGCGGGCTAGGCTGGAATGTGCGGGTCTGCGATCCGCCCCGTCAGGCGGCAGAAGGCGGCGACTTTGTCAGCCTTGAACAGGTGCTCGAGCACTGCGATGTGATCAGCCTGCACACGCCGCTGAGCAAGGCGGGTGATCAACCGACCTGGCATCTGTTCGATCATTCGCGTTTGCAGCAGCTCAAGCCCGGCAGTTGGTTGATCAACGCCAGCCGGGGTGCGGTCGTCGATAACGCGGCCTTGCGTGAGGTGTTGCTTGAGCGCGAAGACCTGCAAGCGGTGCTTGATGTCTGGGAAGGCGAGCCGCAGGTGGATGTCGCGCTGGCTGACTTGTGTGTCCTGGCCACGCCGCACATCGCCGGTTACAGCCTTGATGGCAGGCAGCGCGGAACGGCGCAGATCTATCAGGCGTTTTGCGCATACCTGGGGCAAACACCGCGTATCAGCCTGGACAGCTTGTTGCCAAAACCTTGGCTGGCGCAGGTCAGCCTGAATGCCAACAGTGATCCAGCCTGGGCACTGGCTATGCTGTGCCGTGGGGTCTATGACCTGCGCCGCGACGACGCAGACTTTCGCCGCAGCCTGATTGGCGATACAAACAGTCGTCGTCTGGCGTTTGATGCGTTACGCAAACACTACCCTGCTCGTCGTGAAATCGAAGGGCTGGCCGTGAATATCCTGGGTGAGTCGCCGCAATTGCAGCGGGTCGTGACGGCATTGGGTGCGGTATTGGTTTAA
- a CDS encoding PA1571 family protein — MSLQNSTNHVPVVRATPTLPVGGAILDKDGREILITEEMVQVACQECDKHWVKPVKQD; from the coding sequence ATGAGCTTGCAAAACAGCACCAATCACGTACCGGTCGTTCGAGCTACCCCAACCTTGCCTGTCGGGGGCGCGATTCTTGATAAGGATGGACGCGAGATCCTGATCACCGAAGAGATGGTTCAGGTCGCGTGTCAAGAATGCGACAAACATTGGGTCAAACCCGTAAAACAAGATTGA
- a CDS encoding ABC transporter transmembrane domain-containing protein has product MVSVFSSRQRNAIRLAVRFIAPYSWQSLGALLALIVTAGITLSMGQGIRLLVDQGFMTQSPQLLNRSIEFFLLLVVGLAVGTFARFYLVSWIGERVVADIRKQVFNHLINLHPGFYENNRSSEIQSRLTADTTLLQSVIGSSLSMFLRNLLMVIGGIVLLFFTNPKLTSIVVVALPLVVAPILIFGRRVRSLSRLSQDRIADVGSYVAEALGQIKTVQAYNHQQQDKQRFAVTAEEAFDTARKRILQRSWLITLVIVLVLGAVGVMLWVGGMDVIAGRISGGELAAFVFYSLIVGSAFGTLSEVIGELQRAAGAAERIAELLQAPSEIEPPVSDLLHLPERVSGRLTLEDVSFAYPSRPERNAIDGFSLSIEPGETLALVGPSGAGKSTLFDLLLRFYDPQTGRILVEGLPITQLDPLDLRRCFAMVSQTPALFFGSVEENIRYGNPDATDEQVQAAARIAHAHEFILQMPEGYQTHLGDGGLGLSGGQRQRLAIARALLVDAPILLLDEATSALDAQSEHLIQQALPSLMKGRTTLVIAHRLATVQNADRIAVIDQGRLIAVGTHHQLIASSPLYARLAALQFNAHQEAVV; this is encoded by the coding sequence ATGGTTTCAGTGTTTTCCAGTCGCCAGCGCAATGCCATTCGTCTGGCCGTGCGTTTTATCGCGCCGTATAGCTGGCAGTCACTGGGCGCTTTGCTGGCCTTGATCGTGACTGCTGGCATCACCTTGTCCATGGGCCAAGGCATTCGTCTGTTGGTGGATCAGGGGTTCATGACCCAGTCGCCGCAGTTGCTCAACCGTTCGATCGAGTTCTTTCTGCTGCTGGTGGTGGGGCTCGCGGTTGGCACTTTTGCCCGGTTTTACCTGGTGTCATGGATTGGCGAACGGGTGGTGGCCGATATCCGCAAGCAGGTGTTCAATCACCTGATCAACCTGCATCCAGGTTTTTATGAAAACAACCGTAGCTCGGAAATTCAGTCGCGGTTGACCGCCGACACCACGTTATTGCAGTCAGTGATTGGTTCGTCGTTATCGATGTTCCTGCGCAACCTGCTGATGGTCATCGGCGGCATTGTTTTGTTGTTTTTCACCAACCCCAAGCTCACCAGCATCGTGGTCGTGGCCCTGCCGCTGGTGGTTGCCCCGATTCTGATTTTCGGCCGTCGGGTGCGCAGCCTGTCGCGCTTGAGCCAGGACCGGATTGCCGATGTCGGCAGTTATGTCGCAGAAGCGTTGGGCCAGATCAAAACCGTGCAGGCCTACAACCATCAGCAGCAGGACAAACAACGTTTCGCGGTGACCGCGGAAGAGGCGTTCGACACCGCCCGCAAACGCATTTTGCAGCGTTCATGGCTGATCACCCTGGTTATCGTTCTGGTATTGGGCGCCGTGGGGGTGATGCTGTGGGTGGGCGGTATGGACGTGATTGCCGGGCGTATTTCAGGGGGAGAGCTGGCAGCGTTCGTTTTCTATAGCCTGATCGTTGGCAGCGCCTTTGGCACCCTGAGTGAAGTCATTGGCGAGTTGCAGCGCGCGGCGGGTGCGGCTGAGCGGATTGCCGAGCTGCTGCAGGCGCCCAGTGAGATCGAGCCGCCGGTCAGTGATCTGCTGCATCTGCCGGAGCGGGTCAGTGGGCGCCTGACCCTCGAAGACGTAAGTTTTGCGTACCCGTCACGGCCAGAGCGTAACGCTATCGATGGTTTTAGCTTGAGCATCGAACCGGGCGAAACCCTGGCACTGGTGGGGCCTTCAGGTGCGGGAAAGTCGACATTGTTCGATCTGCTGCTGCGTTTTTACGACCCGCAAACGGGGCGTATTCTGGTCGAAGGGTTGCCGATTACCCAGCTTGATCCACTGGACTTGCGACGCTGTTTTGCCATGGTTTCGCAAACACCCGCGCTGTTTTTTGGCAGTGTCGAAGAGAACATCCGCTACGGCAATCCCGACGCAACTGACGAGCAAGTTCAGGCCGCCGCGAGGATCGCCCATGCTCATGAATTCATTTTGCAGATGCCCGAAGGCTATCAGACCCATCTGGGCGATGGCGGGCTTGGGCTGTCTGGCGGCCAGCGTCAACGTCTGGCCATTGCCCGAGCGTTGTTGGTCGATGCGCCGATTCTGTTGTTAGATGAGGCGACCAGCGCGCTGGATGCTCAGAGCGAGCACCTGATTCAGCAAGCCCTGCCGAGTTTGATGAAAGGCCGCACGACGCTGGTGATTGCCCACCGCCTGGCCACGGTACAAAACGCCGACCGTATTGCGGTGATCGATCAGGGGCGTTTGATTGCGGTCGGCACCCACCACCAACTGATCGCGAGCAGCCCGCTGTATGCACGGCTAGCAGCGTTGCAGTTCAATGCACATCAGGAGGCGGTGGTTTGA
- a CDS encoding pyrimidine/purine nucleoside phosphorylase — translation MFKVNEYFDGTVKSIAFRQAEGDATIGVMAAGKYEFGTSKREIMHVISGALKVKLPDSDVWETFTSGSQFNVPANSKFNLEVLEDSAYLCEYR, via the coding sequence ATGTTTAAAGTCAACGAATACTTCGACGGCACCGTAAAATCGATTGCGTTCCGTCAGGCGGAAGGCGATGCCACGATCGGCGTCATGGCGGCGGGCAAATACGAATTCGGTACCAGCAAGCGTGAAATCATGCACGTCATCTCCGGCGCCTTGAAAGTCAAACTGCCGGACAGCGACGTGTGGGAAACCTTCACGTCCGGCAGCCAGTTCAATGTACCGGCCAACAGCAAATTCAATCTGGAAGTGCTGGAAGACAGCGCTTATCTGTGTGAATACCGCTGA